Proteins from one Chitinophaga oryzae genomic window:
- a CDS encoding Gfo/Idh/MocA family oxidoreductase, with the protein MKASRRDFLKKTTKGTAAVVLGSMLPGISAASYARIIGANERMRVGMMGVNSRGLALANNYARQQNCEVVSVSDVDTRAAAKCIDSVFKISQRKPKDVPDFRKALENKNMDALIVAAPDHWHAPAAILAAKAGKHVYLEKPCSHNPHEGELLVKVADKYKSVIQMGNQRRSWPNVEEAVREVHQGTIGRAYFAKGWYTNNRKSIGHGKEMAVPEWLDYDLWQGPAPRRALKDNLIHYNWHWFWNWGTGEALNNGTHMIDLMRWGLGADYPSRVVSAGGRYRYSDDWETPDTQVITLEFPNNTSMTWEGRSCNGRTVEGNSVGVIFYGEKGSLVIDGNAYTIYDLDNKVVKEVKNQAIIDPRNLMNPAESLDALHIRNFFDGIRKGAKLNADILSGYQSTLLCQLGNISLRSGNALHIDTSNGHILNDAVAQQYWKREYEKGWEPTL; encoded by the coding sequence ATGAAGGCGTCCCGTAGAGACTTCCTGAAGAAAACAACCAAAGGCACGGCAGCTGTTGTGCTGGGTAGCATGCTGCCCGGTATCAGCGCCGCAAGTTATGCCCGCATCATAGGCGCCAACGAGCGGATGCGGGTAGGCATGATGGGCGTGAACTCCCGCGGGCTGGCGCTGGCCAACAACTATGCCCGTCAGCAGAACTGTGAAGTGGTATCAGTGTCTGATGTGGATACCCGCGCGGCGGCAAAGTGCATCGACAGTGTGTTTAAGATCTCCCAAAGGAAACCAAAAGATGTTCCGGACTTCCGGAAAGCCCTCGAGAATAAAAACATGGACGCTCTCATCGTGGCGGCGCCGGACCACTGGCATGCACCGGCGGCCATCCTCGCGGCAAAGGCAGGCAAACATGTATACCTCGAAAAGCCCTGCAGTCATAACCCGCATGAAGGGGAACTGCTGGTAAAAGTGGCGGATAAATACAAAAGTGTTATCCAGATGGGCAACCAGCGACGCTCCTGGCCCAATGTGGAAGAAGCTGTCCGCGAGGTGCACCAGGGTACCATCGGCCGCGCCTATTTCGCTAAAGGGTGGTATACCAATAACCGTAAATCCATTGGCCACGGCAAGGAAATGGCTGTTCCGGAATGGCTCGACTACGACCTGTGGCAGGGCCCCGCTCCGCGCCGCGCGCTGAAAGATAACCTGATACATTATAACTGGCACTGGTTCTGGAACTGGGGCACCGGCGAAGCGCTCAACAATGGTACTCATATGATAGACCTGATGCGCTGGGGGCTTGGAGCAGACTATCCGAGCCGCGTTGTCTCCGCCGGGGGCCGGTACCGTTATTCAGACGACTGGGAAACGCCGGATACACAGGTCATCACGCTGGAATTTCCCAACAATACCAGCATGACCTGGGAAGGCCGCAGCTGCAACGGGCGCACCGTGGAAGGCAACTCCGTAGGCGTCATCTTCTACGGCGAAAAAGGCTCGCTGGTGATTGACGGTAACGCCTATACGATTTATGACCTGGACAACAAAGTAGTGAAGGAAGTAAAGAACCAGGCGATCATCGATCCGCGCAACCTGATGAATCCTGCGGAAAGCCTCGATGCGCTGCATATCCGGAATTTCTTTGACGGTATCCGGAAAGGTGCAAAGCTGAACGCAGATATCCTCAGCGGTTATCAAAGCACCCTGCTGTGCCAGCTGGGAAATATTTCCCTTCGCTCCGGTAACGCCCTGCATATCGACACCAGCAATGGTCACATCCTGAATGATGCGGTTGCGCAACAGTATTGGAAACGCGAGTACGAAAAAGGATGGGAACCTACTTTATAA
- a CDS encoding M20 metallopeptidase family protein codes for MLKEKIRQLAGSIQEETIANRRHLHAHPELSYQEVNTAAFIAGKLKDLGIPFEPMANTGLVALLQGGKPGNGQVVALRADIDALPIRELNEVPYKSRHDGVMHACGHDVHTSSLLGTATILSRMKEDFAGTVKFIFQPAEELIPGGASMMIKEGVLENPRPHHVLGQHTMPELPAGKVGFRGGRYMASNDEIFITVKGKGGHGAMPHLGIDPVVVACHIVIALQQIVSRRVNPLLPSVLSFGKMLANGATNVIPDQVRLEGTFRSLDEKWRREAHAKIKKMAISIAKGMEATCDIEIHQGYPVLINNEKLTSITRTHAEEFLGTDNVVDLDIWMAAEDFAYYSQQADACFYRLGVRNEARGIVSGLHTATFDADEHALETGAGLMAYLALKTLGN; via the coding sequence ATGCTTAAAGAAAAAATCCGGCAGCTGGCCGGCAGTATCCAGGAAGAAACGATCGCCAACCGGCGCCATCTTCATGCACATCCGGAACTTTCCTACCAGGAAGTGAATACGGCTGCTTTTATTGCCGGCAAACTGAAGGACCTCGGCATCCCTTTTGAACCCATGGCCAACACCGGACTGGTGGCCCTGTTGCAGGGCGGCAAGCCGGGAAACGGCCAGGTGGTGGCGCTGCGGGCGGATATTGACGCCCTGCCCATCCGGGAGCTCAATGAGGTGCCTTATAAATCCCGGCATGATGGGGTGATGCATGCCTGCGGCCATGACGTGCATACGTCCTCTTTATTGGGCACCGCTACCATCCTCAGCAGGATGAAGGAAGATTTTGCGGGCACCGTGAAATTCATTTTTCAGCCGGCGGAAGAACTGATTCCCGGCGGCGCCAGTATGATGATCAAAGAGGGCGTGCTGGAAAATCCCCGTCCGCATCATGTGCTGGGGCAGCATACCATGCCTGAACTGCCGGCCGGCAAGGTAGGATTCAGAGGGGGCCGTTATATGGCCAGCAACGACGAAATTTTTATAACAGTGAAAGGTAAAGGCGGCCACGGCGCTATGCCTCACCTGGGGATAGACCCGGTGGTGGTGGCCTGCCATATCGTGATCGCCCTGCAACAGATCGTGAGCCGTCGTGTAAACCCGCTGTTGCCGTCTGTGCTGTCTTTCGGCAAAATGCTGGCGAATGGCGCTACCAACGTGATCCCCGACCAGGTAAGGCTGGAAGGCACTTTCCGCTCTCTCGACGAAAAATGGCGGCGCGAAGCGCACGCTAAAATCAAAAAGATGGCCATCTCCATTGCGAAAGGCATGGAAGCTACGTGTGACATCGAAATACATCAGGGATACCCGGTGCTGATCAACAATGAAAAATTAACCAGCATTACCCGTACCCATGCGGAAGAATTCCTGGGCACGGATAATGTGGTGGACCTGGATATCTGGATGGCGGCAGAAGATTTTGCCTACTACTCCCAGCAGGCGGACGCCTGCTTTTACCGCCTGGGCGTGCGCAACGAGGCCCGCGGCATCGTCTCCGGCCTGCACACCGCCACTTTTGATGCCGATGAACATGCGCTGGAAACCGGCGCGGGCCTGATGGCTTACCTCGCCCTGAAAACACTGGGCAATTGA
- the nagA gene encoding N-acetylglucosamine-6-phosphate deacetylase codes for MEQRKYKIVNGHIITPYRIIRNGTLVTEGGRILAISGRDVEMPDAVVVDAKGQYVSPGFIDLHVHGGGGHDFMDGTVEAFLAVAEKHREFGTTSIVPTTLSSDKASLLKAVEVYEAAAAHNTSGARFAGLHLEGPYVSMNQRGAQDPKYIRHPDAEEYMEVLSASKVVTRWSAAPELPGALPFGRYLRSRGILAAAAHTDAIYEEMLEAYENGYTHITHMYSAMSGVTRRNAFRYAGAIEAAYLIDEMTVEIIADGVHLPAPLLKLVYKIKGPGKTALITDAMRAAGMGPGESILGGLDNGIPVIVEDGVAKLPDRSSFAGSVATADQLVRTMVNLAEVPLVEAVRMATATPAAIAGIAGHTGTLVEGKAADIIFFDEQIRVSTVFIGGEC; via the coding sequence ATGGAACAGAGAAAGTATAAGATTGTCAACGGGCACATTATCACCCCTTACCGGATCATCCGCAATGGTACGCTGGTCACGGAAGGAGGGCGCATCCTCGCCATCAGCGGCCGTGATGTGGAGATGCCGGATGCCGTTGTCGTGGATGCGAAAGGACAGTATGTGTCTCCGGGTTTTATAGACCTGCACGTGCACGGCGGCGGCGGTCATGATTTTATGGACGGCACGGTAGAAGCTTTTCTGGCAGTAGCGGAAAAGCACCGGGAATTTGGCACTACATCCATTGTGCCGACAACATTGAGCAGCGACAAAGCCAGTCTGCTGAAGGCCGTTGAAGTATATGAAGCGGCAGCGGCACATAATACTTCCGGCGCCCGGTTTGCGGGGTTGCACCTGGAAGGACCTTATGTTTCCATGAACCAACGGGGCGCGCAGGACCCGAAATACATCCGTCATCCGGATGCGGAGGAGTACATGGAAGTGTTGTCCGCTTCCAAAGTGGTGACGCGCTGGAGTGCTGCGCCGGAACTACCGGGAGCCCTGCCTTTCGGCCGCTACCTGCGCTCCAGGGGTATCCTTGCTGCAGCTGCTCATACCGACGCCATCTACGAAGAAATGCTGGAAGCATACGAGAACGGCTATACGCATATCACCCACATGTATTCGGCGATGTCGGGGGTAACGCGGCGCAATGCTTTCCGTTACGCCGGCGCTATCGAAGCGGCCTACCTGATCGATGAAATGACGGTGGAGATTATCGCCGACGGCGTACATCTGCCGGCGCCATTGTTGAAACTGGTCTATAAAATAAAAGGCCCGGGAAAAACGGCCCTCATCACCGACGCGATGCGCGCTGCCGGAATGGGGCCGGGAGAAAGCATCCTCGGCGGACTGGACAACGGTATCCCCGTGATCGTGGAAGATGGCGTGGCCAAACTACCGGACCGCAGCTCTTTTGCAGGCAGTGTGGCTACGGCAGACCAGCTGGTGCGCACGATGGTTAACCTCGCAGAAGTACCGCTGGTGGAGGCGGTGCGCATGGCTACCGCCACACCCGCGGCCATCGCCGGCATCGCTGGCCATACAGGGACGCTGGTGGAAGGAAAGGCCGCAGATATTATTTTCTTTGATGAACAAATCAGGGTAAGCACCGTCTTCATCGGAGGCGAATGCTAA
- a CDS encoding sugar MFS transporter: MQNTNRVDPGQLSRRDTVISILIIGMLFFIFGFVTWVNAILIPYFKIACELTNFQSYLVAFAFYISYFIMSVPSSYLLKAVGFKKGIMLGFWTMALGAAIFVPAAFTRTYEVFLLGLFTIGLGLAVLQTAANPYITILGPKESAAQRISIMGICNKGAGIIAPLIFAAVILKPTDSTLFAQLQHMAGDAKEAALDELIRRVITPYSVVAIVLFLLGLLVRYSPLPDIDTEKEEGAVAAANAGKKTIFGFPHLILGAVAIFLHVGTQVVAIDTIIGYATSMHIPLMEAKTFPSYTLFVTICGYMLGIVTIPKLLSQVNALRICTLLGALFTVGIIYMRGEVRLLGHTADVSIWFVVLLGFANSLVWAGIWPLALDGLGRFTKLGGSLMIMGLSGNAMLPPLYGYFADHYDVRHAYWVLFPCYLYLIFYAFYGHKIRHWTPVARSLKVYPEKELHGTEKV, from the coding sequence ATGCAAAACACTAACCGGGTAGATCCGGGACAGCTAAGCCGCAGGGATACTGTTATCTCCATCCTCATTATCGGGATGCTGTTTTTTATCTTCGGCTTTGTTACCTGGGTGAACGCCATTCTGATACCGTACTTCAAGATCGCCTGCGAGCTGACGAACTTTCAGTCTTATCTCGTGGCCTTCGCTTTTTATATTTCCTACTTCATCATGTCGGTGCCTTCCTCTTACCTGCTGAAAGCAGTAGGCTTCAAGAAGGGGATTATGCTGGGGTTCTGGACCATGGCGCTGGGCGCTGCTATCTTTGTCCCGGCAGCGTTCACCCGTACGTACGAAGTATTCCTGCTGGGACTCTTCACAATCGGGCTGGGACTGGCTGTGCTGCAGACGGCCGCCAATCCCTATATCACCATCCTGGGCCCGAAAGAAAGCGCGGCACAGCGTATCAGTATCATGGGCATCTGCAATAAAGGCGCAGGTATTATCGCGCCGCTGATTTTTGCCGCCGTGATCCTGAAGCCTACAGACAGCACGTTGTTTGCCCAACTGCAGCATATGGCCGGCGATGCGAAAGAAGCGGCGCTGGACGAACTGATACGCCGGGTGATCACACCTTACAGTGTGGTGGCCATCGTGTTGTTTTTGTTAGGATTACTGGTCCGGTATTCTCCGCTGCCGGATATCGATACCGAGAAAGAAGAAGGGGCGGTGGCTGCTGCCAACGCCGGTAAGAAGACCATCTTCGGTTTTCCGCACCTGATCCTCGGCGCCGTCGCTATATTTCTCCACGTGGGCACACAGGTGGTGGCCATCGATACTATTATCGGTTATGCCACGTCTATGCATATACCGTTGATGGAAGCCAAGACTTTTCCTTCCTACACCTTGTTCGTAACGATCTGCGGTTATATGCTGGGAATTGTCACCATTCCTAAACTCCTCAGCCAGGTGAATGCGTTGCGTATCTGTACTTTATTGGGCGCGCTGTTCACCGTCGGTATTATTTATATGCGGGGAGAAGTCCGGCTGCTGGGACATACGGCGGATGTCTCCATCTGGTTTGTAGTGCTGCTGGGCTTTGCCAATTCACTGGTATGGGCCGGTATCTGGCCGCTGGCACTGGATGGACTGGGCCGCTTTACGAAGCTGGGCGGTTCACTGATGATCATGGGATTAAGCGGTAACGCCATGCTGCCGCCGTTATACGGTTATTTCGCGGACCATTACGATGTGCGTCATGCGTACTGGGTATTGTTTCCCTGTTACCTGTACCTGATATTTTACGCTTTCTATGGGCATAAGATCAGGCACTGGACGCCGGTGGCCCGTTCGTTGAAAGTTTACCCTGAAAAAGAATTACATGGAACAGAGAAAGTATAA
- a CDS encoding ABC-F family ATP-binding cassette domain-containing protein, with protein sequence MLLTAQHIHFQLPPNRVLFDDLHFTLDKNEHAAITGDNGAGKSTLLKILAGQLAPQSGSIVRNAPLYYVPQHFGQFNDRTVAQVLGIDAKIHALQAILAGDTQEAHFDALGDDWDIMERCEQLFARWNIAHIPLTAAFSQLSGGEKTRAFLAGSDLTVPAAILLDEPTNHLDKTARAQLYDWVARNSKSLLIVSHDRQLLELCSPIWELNNARLQVYGGNYAFYEKKKAEETAALQQQIAHAEKSLKEARAAQQQAFERQQRENARGNKSRSEGNIPKILMNGRRDQAAKTTARTQEVHAEKVAGLQATLDAASANDQVARIMKGHFATPPGHKGKILVQAEQLNYAWPDGAPLWPQPLDFIIKSGDRLAIAGNNGSGKSTLIKLITGQLPAQQGRLYVAPFSSLVLDQDYSSIDRSKTVRQQAAASNDIKLDEGKLNTMLVRFLFGPDDWDKPCSALSGGETLRLALCCMTLRSQSPDMIILDEPTNNLDLTNIRMLTQIFAAYQGTLVVVSHDARFLEETGVTEILQL encoded by the coding sequence ATGCTACTGACCGCACAACATATCCATTTTCAACTGCCGCCCAACAGGGTATTATTTGATGACCTGCATTTCACACTGGACAAGAACGAACATGCCGCCATCACCGGCGATAACGGCGCCGGCAAGTCCACCCTGCTGAAAATACTGGCAGGCCAGCTGGCGCCGCAAAGCGGATCGATTGTGCGGAATGCACCGTTGTATTATGTACCACAGCATTTTGGGCAGTTCAACGACCGTACCGTAGCGCAGGTATTGGGCATCGACGCCAAAATACACGCGCTGCAGGCCATCCTGGCCGGCGACACGCAGGAAGCCCATTTCGACGCCCTGGGTGACGACTGGGATATTATGGAGCGCTGCGAACAGCTGTTCGCCCGGTGGAACATCGCCCATATTCCGCTAACGGCCGCCTTTTCACAGCTTAGCGGCGGTGAAAAAACGCGGGCGTTCCTCGCCGGCAGCGACCTCACTGTACCGGCAGCCATCCTGCTGGACGAGCCCACCAATCACCTTGACAAGACCGCACGGGCACAGCTATACGACTGGGTGGCCCGCAACAGCAAATCGCTGCTGATCGTGAGCCACGACCGGCAATTGCTGGAGCTGTGCAGCCCCATCTGGGAGCTGAACAACGCACGGCTGCAGGTGTATGGCGGCAACTACGCCTTCTACGAGAAGAAAAAAGCCGAAGAAACAGCAGCGCTGCAGCAACAGATCGCGCATGCGGAGAAATCGCTGAAAGAGGCGCGGGCTGCGCAGCAACAGGCCTTTGAAAGACAACAGCGGGAAAATGCCCGCGGAAACAAAAGCCGCAGCGAAGGGAACATTCCAAAGATCCTGATGAACGGACGCAGGGACCAGGCCGCCAAAACCACCGCCCGCACCCAGGAGGTGCATGCGGAAAAAGTAGCCGGCTTGCAGGCCACGCTGGACGCCGCTTCGGCCAACGACCAGGTGGCGCGTATCATGAAGGGGCATTTCGCCACGCCGCCGGGACATAAAGGCAAAATACTGGTACAGGCAGAACAGTTGAACTACGCCTGGCCCGATGGAGCGCCCTTATGGCCGCAGCCACTGGATTTTATTATCAAAAGCGGCGACCGGCTGGCTATTGCCGGCAACAATGGCAGCGGTAAGTCTACCCTCATCAAACTTATCACCGGCCAGCTGCCGGCCCAACAGGGACGCCTGTACGTAGCACCATTCAGCAGCCTTGTGCTGGACCAGGACTACAGCAGTATAGACCGCAGCAAGACCGTGAGGCAACAGGCGGCCGCCAGCAACGATATCAAATTGGACGAAGGGAAACTGAATACTATGCTGGTGCGGTTCCTTTTCGGGCCCGACGACTGGGACAAACCCTGCAGCGCGCTGAGCGGCGGAGAAACGCTCCGGCTGGCCCTGTGCTGTATGACGCTCCGCAGCCAGTCGCCCGACATGATCATCCTCGACGAACCGACCAACAACCTGGACCTGACCAACATCCGGATGCTGACACAGATATTCGCCGCGTACCAGGGTACGCTGGTCGTGGTATCGCACGACGCCCGCTTCCTGGAAGAAACGGGCGTCACGGAAATACTACAGCTATAG
- a CDS encoding NAD-dependent epimerase/dehydratase family protein gives MTGNIQATVASLLQPSHELVAAMAALEGDILLLGVGGKIGPSLAKLAKQAVDQSGVPRRIIGVSRLTEPGLKEQLEQDGIETIAADLLNEDELSALPDVKNVLYLAGTKFGTTGKEAFTWAMNAYLPGRVAEKYRNSRIVVYSTGNVYPLTPVFQGGADESVAPAPVGEYGQSCLGRERIFQHFSRQYGTPVLIYRLNYANDLQYGVLLEIAKSVRDGKPIDLRMGHVNVIWQGDANEMALRAFAHCSAPAKLLNITGPETAPVRWIAKEFGLHFGKEPVFVNEEQSTALLSNAAESFRLFGYPKVSLKQMIGLTAAWLEQGGRTISKATHFQEREGQF, from the coding sequence ATGACAGGTAACATACAGGCAACGGTAGCATCGCTGCTGCAACCATCGCACGAGCTGGTGGCGGCGATGGCTGCGCTGGAAGGCGATATCCTTCTGCTAGGCGTAGGCGGGAAAATTGGTCCCAGCCTGGCGAAGCTGGCCAAACAGGCCGTCGACCAGTCCGGCGTGCCCCGCAGGATCATCGGCGTGTCGCGGTTAACAGAACCGGGACTGAAAGAACAACTGGAACAGGACGGCATCGAAACCATCGCCGCCGACCTGCTGAATGAAGACGAGCTGTCCGCACTGCCGGACGTTAAAAACGTATTGTACCTCGCCGGCACCAAATTCGGGACAACCGGCAAAGAAGCCTTTACCTGGGCCATGAACGCCTACCTGCCCGGACGGGTGGCGGAAAAGTACCGCAACTCCCGCATTGTGGTATATTCTACCGGTAACGTATATCCGCTCACGCCGGTATTTCAGGGTGGTGCAGACGAGTCGGTAGCGCCCGCGCCGGTAGGGGAGTATGGCCAGTCATGCCTCGGCAGGGAACGTATCTTTCAGCATTTCTCCCGGCAATACGGTACGCCGGTGCTGATATACCGGCTGAACTATGCCAACGATCTGCAGTACGGCGTACTGCTGGAAATAGCAAAGTCTGTACGCGACGGCAAACCGATCGACCTGCGCATGGGACATGTGAACGTTATCTGGCAGGGCGATGCCAACGAGATGGCGCTGCGTGCCTTCGCACATTGCTCCGCGCCGGCAAAACTGCTCAATATCACCGGCCCTGAAACAGCGCCTGTACGCTGGATCGCGAAGGAGTTCGGCCTGCATTTCGGGAAAGAGCCCGTTTTCGTGAATGAAGAACAATCCACTGCCTTACTAAGCAATGCAGCGGAGAGCTTCCGGCTGTTCGGCTATCCGAAAGTGTCCCTGAAGCAGATGATCGGGCTCACGGCAGCCTGGCTGGAACAGGGCGGCCGCACCATCTCCAAGGCCACCCACTTCCAGGAAAGGGAAGGCCAGTTTTAA
- a CDS encoding dihydrodipicolinate synthase family protein: MIPDLLYSGTVIPAHPLALDADRRLDEYRQRRLTRYYIASGVGGVAVGVHTTQFAIRDPKVGLYETVLRLASEEIAAAQLKRPFIKVAGLCGPTAQAADEARVALKYGYHLGLLSLGGLNHLSEGELIAHVRTVSEIIPIFGFYLQPSVGGRILSYSFWEQLVEIPGVKAIKTAPFNRYQTLDVVRAVCHSSRCEDIALYTGNDDNIVADLLTTYRFTVNGREVTKGFAGGLLGHWSVWSSQVVPLFDRVKKCILEDYSGAGKLLTEGIAVTDMNAALFDPSNAFHGSIAGIHEVLRRQGLLEGIWCLDEAETLSPGQLEEIDRVTAAYPQLTDDSFVKAFLEKEKNIVNA; this comes from the coding sequence ATGATACCGGATTTATTATACAGCGGTACCGTTATCCCGGCGCACCCGCTGGCGCTGGATGCTGACCGCCGGCTCGATGAGTACCGCCAGCGGCGGCTCACCCGTTATTACATCGCCAGCGGCGTGGGTGGCGTGGCGGTAGGCGTACACACCACCCAGTTTGCCATCCGCGATCCCAAAGTGGGGTTATATGAAACCGTACTCCGCCTGGCATCGGAAGAAATAGCTGCCGCACAGCTGAAACGTCCGTTTATAAAAGTGGCTGGCCTCTGTGGTCCTACCGCACAGGCCGCCGATGAAGCGCGGGTGGCACTGAAATACGGTTACCATCTGGGTTTACTAAGTTTGGGTGGCTTAAACCATTTGTCGGAAGGCGAGCTGATAGCCCATGTGCGGACGGTATCTGAAATAATTCCCATCTTCGGCTTTTACCTGCAACCCTCTGTGGGAGGCCGTATCCTGAGTTATAGTTTTTGGGAACAGCTGGTGGAGATACCCGGCGTGAAGGCGATCAAAACTGCGCCGTTCAACCGTTACCAGACCCTCGATGTGGTAAGAGCGGTCTGCCACTCTTCCCGCTGTGAGGATATAGCGCTGTATACCGGTAACGACGACAATATTGTGGCCGACCTCCTCACGACGTATCGCTTTACTGTCAACGGCCGAGAGGTGACCAAAGGGTTTGCCGGCGGACTGTTGGGGCACTGGTCTGTTTGGAGCAGTCAGGTAGTGCCGCTCTTCGATCGCGTAAAAAAGTGTATACTTGAGGATTATTCAGGCGCAGGAAAACTGTTGACGGAAGGAATAGCAGTCACCGATATGAATGCGGCGCTGTTCGATCCATCCAATGCTTTCCACGGCTCTATCGCCGGTATCCACGAGGTATTGCGGCGGCAGGGGCTACTGGAAGGTATCTGGTGCCTGGATGAAGCTGAAACTTTATCCCCCGGGCAACTGGAAGAAATTGACCGTGTGACGGCTGCTTATCCGCAGCTGACAGACGACAGTTTCGTGAAAGCTTTCCTGGAAAAGGAAAAAAATATTGTCAATGCTTAA